One genomic segment of Scophthalmus maximus strain ysfricsl-2021 chromosome 3, ASM2237912v1, whole genome shotgun sequence includes these proteins:
- the ralgapb gene encoding ral GTPase-activating protein subunit beta isoform X8 yields the protein MYSEWRSLQLVVQSDQGHLSVLHTYPTSVGTEVANAVVKPLGTAVSPVATENILKTDKEVKWTMEVLCYGLTLPLEGDTVKLCVDVYTDWMMALVSPRDSMPQPVVKEPNMYVQIILKHLYNVFVPRPEQHSLNHIRLCQQVLTAVQKLARESVSMVRETWEVLLLFLLRINDTLLAPPTVGVGVAEKLAEKLMAVLFEVWLLACARCFPTPPYWKTAREMLANWRHHPPVVEQWSRVACALTSRLLRFTHGPSFPLFKVPDEDASLIPLEMDSDCVAQTWYRFLHMLSNPVDLSNPAIVSTTPKFQEQFLNSSGIPHEVVLHPCLKQLPQIFFRAMRGISCLVDAFLGISRPRADSAPPTPVNRMSMSPPPSITNTTPPHSRKQRHAVVAKTTSKSSTGSGSQPTKASQQQQQQQQQQQQQNSSSPTLLSSPNQSSWESRPLPAPARPKVNSILNLFGQWLFDAALVHCKLHSGLSRDPSMTAIATQVGLELRRKGSQMSNDSMVSNPMFDANEFPESYEAGRAEACGTLCRIFCSKKTGEDILPVYLSRFYMILIQGLQISDFICRPVLASIILNSSSLFCTDLKGINVVVPYFIAALETIVPDRELSKFKIYVNPTDLRRASINILLAMLPLPHHFGNIKSEVLLEGKFNEEDGWPHDQPVSFLSLRLRLVNVLIGALQTETDPTNTQLILGAMLNIVQDSALLESIGAQTETGSIDGSHVTVRSQSHSRTNSGISFTSGGSTEATSPDSERPAQALLRDYALPDTAAGLLVRSIHLVTQRLNSQWRQDMSISLAALELLAGLAKVKVGVDSTDRKRAVSSICGYIVYQCSRPAPLQSRDLHSMIVAAFQFLCVWLTEHPDMLDEKDCLVEVLEIVELGISGSKSRQEQEVRHKGEKEHNPASMRVKDAAEATLSCIMQVLGAFPSPSGPASTCSLLNEDTLIRYARLSATGASNFRYFVLDNSVILAMLEQPLGNEQNPSPSVTVLIRGTAGRHAWTMQLFHQPRGARANQRQVFVPEGRPLPNNDVGIKYNVKQRPFPDEVDKIPLVKADVSIPDLDDIVSKELEVQHDRLRVLMTKQMEYENALERHSEEIWKSNSFPDPQTDCKPPPPAQEFQTARLFLSHFGFLSLEALKEPNNSRLPPHLIGLESSLPGFFDDVSYLDLLPCRPFDTVFIFYVRAGQKSSHEILRNVESSSSVQPHFLEFLLSLGWPVDVGRHPGWTGHLDTSWSLNSCSDNNDIQQTEEAATPEDTGGSGFNGEKKVLYYADALTEIAFVVPSLTENSEESSVHSDSTVEADTNTDIVPGSHKQPNLTLELFPNHSENLESAKKLSPLVKTKRSSTGKSFPPLGPETKVFVVWVERFDDIENFPLSDLLAETSTGLEASMSNSTSCRSGLLEKDVPLIFIHPLKTGLFRIRLHGAVGKFGMVIPLVDGMVVSRRALGFLVRQTVINVCRRKRLESDLYNPPHVRRKQKITEIVQRYRNKQLEPEFYTSLFHEVGEGKPHL from the exons ATGTACTCCGAGTGGCGCTCGCTGCAGCTGGTGGTGCAGAGCGACCAGGGCCACCTCAGCGTTCTGCACACCTACCCCACCAGCGTGGGCACGGAGGTGGCCAATGCCGTGGTCAAGCCTCTGGGCACGGCCGTGAGCCCCGTCGCCACGGAGAACATCCTCAAGACAGACAAGGAG GTGAAGTGGACCATGGAGGTGCTGTGCTATGGCCTCACCCTCCCCCTGGAAGGGGACACTGTCAAGCTGTGTGTAGATGTGTACACAGACTGGATGATGGCCCTGGTTTCGCCCAGGGACTCGATGCCCCAGCCTGTGGTCAAGGAGCCCAATATGTATGTCCAGATCATCCTCAAACATCTGTACAACGTGTTTGTACCGAG GCCTGAGCAGCACAGTCTGAACCATATCAGGCTCTGCCAGCAGGTTCTGACTGCAGTTCAGAAACTGGCTCGAGAGTCCGTCTCCATGGTTCGGGAAACCTGGGaggtgctgctgctcttcctgctTCGCATTAACGACACATTGCTTGCCCCACCCACAGTGGGAG TCGGAGTGGCAGAGAAGCTGGCGGAGAAATTGATGGCAGTGCTGTTTGAGGTGTGGCTGCTGGCATGTGCCCGGTGTTTTCCCACGCCGCCATACTGGAAGACGGCGAGGGAGATGCTGGCCAACTGGAGACACCACCCCCCTGTGGTGGAGCAGTGGAGCAGAGTGGCCTGTGCCCTGACCTCCAG GCTTTTGCGGTTTACCCACGGACCATCCTTCCCACTATTCAAAGTCCCCGATGAGGACGCCAGCCTGATTCCTTTGGAAATGGACAGTGACTGTGTGGCACAGACGTGGTACCGCTTCCTCCACATGCTCAG CAACCCAGTGGACCTGAGCAACCCCGCGATAGTGAGCACCACTCCCAAGTTTCAGGAACAGTTTCTGAACTCCAGCGGTATCCCTCACGAGGTGGTACTGCATCCGTGTTTGAAACAGCTGCCCCAGATCTTCTTCAGGGCCATGAGGGGTATCAGCTGCCTAGTAGACGCCTTTTTGG GTATATCACGTCCCAGGGCTGACAGTGCCCCGCCCACCCCGGTCAACAGAATGAGCATGTCTCCGCCCCCCTCCATCACCAACACCACGCCCCCGCACAGCCGCAAGCAGCGGCATGCAGTGGTCGCCAAAACCACAAGCAAGAGTTCAACT GGCAGTGGTAGTCAACCAACCAAAGcatcccagcagcagcagcagcaacagcagcagcagcagcagcagaattcGTCCTCCCCGACGCTGCTTTCCAGCCCCAACCAGAGCAGCTGGGAGTCCCGGCCTCTGCCCGCCCCAGCGCGGCCGAAGGTCAACAGCATCCTCAACCTGTTCGGCCAGTGGCTCTTCGACGCCGCCCTGGTGCACTGTAAGCTCCACAGCGGCCTCAGCCGAGACCCGAGCATGACCG CGATAGCCACTCAAGTAGGTctggagctgaggaggaagggCTCGCAAATGTCCAACGACTCCATGGTGTCGAACCCCATGTTCGACGCCAATGAGTTCCCCGAGAGCTACGAGGCGGGACGAGCTGAGGCCTGTGGGACTCTGTGCCGCATCTTCTGTAGCAAGAAAACGGGAGAAGACATACTGCCTGTTTACCTTTCCAG GTTCTACATGATCCTGATTCAGGGTCTCCAGATCTCCGATTTCATCTGCAGACCAGTTTTGGCTTCTATCATTCtcaactcctcctctctcttctgcacTGACCTGAAGGGCATCAATGTGGTGGTACCCTACTTCATAGCTGCCTTGGAGACGATTGTACCAGACAG AGAGCTGTCAAAATTCAAGATCTATGTAAATCCTACTGACCTGAGGAGGGCCTCCATCAACATCCTGCTCGCTATGCTGCCGTTGCCGCATCACTTTGGCAACATCAAGTCAGAG GTTCTGTTGGAGGGAAAATTCAATGAGGAAGACGGGTGGCCTCATGACCAGCCTGTGTCTTTCCTGTCCCTAAGGCTACGTCTCGTCAATGTCCTGATTGGAGCACTGCAGACTGAAACCGACCCCACCAACACACAGCTCATCCTGG GTGCAATGCTCAATATTGTTCAAGACTCAGCACTGCTGGAGTCCATAGGTGCACAGACGGAAACA GGGAGTATAGATGGGAGCCACGTGACCGTGAGGAGTCAGAGTCACAGCCGTACCAACAGCGGCATTAGTTTCACGAGTGGAGGCAGCACAGAGGCGACCAGCCCCGATTCGGAGCGTCCTGCCCAGGCCCTGCTTCGAGACTATG CTCTTCCAGATACGGCGGCGGGCCTGCTGGTGCGCAGCATCCACCTGGTCACTCAGAGGCTCAACTCTCAGTGGAGACAAGACATGAGCATTTCACTGGCTGCCCTGGAGCTGCTGGCTGGGCTCGCCAAG GTGAAGGTGGGAGTCGACTCCACAGACCGCAAACGTGCCGTGAGCTCTATATGTGGGTACATTGTGTACCAGTGTAGCCGTCCAGCACCTCTTCAGTCGCGAGACCTCCACTCTATGATTGTAGCTGCCTtccagtttctgtgtgtgtggctcacaGAACACCCTGACATGCTGGATGAGAAG gatTGTTTGGTAGAGGTGTTAGAGATTGTGGAGCTGGGAATCTCCGGCAGCAAGTCccgacaggaacaggaagttcgacacaaaggagagaaggagcaCAACCCAGCTTCAATGAGGGTGAAGGACGCCGCCGAGGCGACTCTGTCCTG CATCATGCAGGTGTTGGGGGCCTTCCCCTCTCCCAGCGGGCCCGCCTCCACCTGCAGCCTCCTGAATGAAGACACTCTGATTCGCTATGCCAGACTGAGTGCCACAGGAGCGAGCAACTTCCGCTACTTTGTGCTGGACAACTCGGTCATCCTCGCCATGCTGGAGCAACCTCTTGGCAATGAGCAGA ACCCCAGTCCGTCAGTGACAGTTTTGATCAGAGGCACAGCTGGCAGACATGCCTGGACCATGCAGCTCTTCCACCAGCCCAGAGGAGCTCGGGCCAATCAGAGG CAGGTGTTTGTGCCCGAGGGCCGTCCATTGCCCAACAATGATGTGGGGATAAAATACAACGTCAAGCAGAGGCCGTTCCCTGACGAGGTGGATAAGATTCCTCTTGTCAAAGCTGACGTTAGTATTCCGGACCTGGATGACATTGTCAGTAAAGAG CTGGAGGTTCAGCATGACAGGCTTCGTGTTCTGATGACCAAGCAGATGGAGTATGAGAATGCCCTGGAGCGACACAGTGAGGAAATTTGGAAGTCCAACTCGTTCCCGGACCCACAGACGGACTGCAAACCCCCACCACCGGCGCAGGAGTTCCAGACGGcacgcctcttcctctcccactttggcttcctgtctctggaGGCTCTCAAG gAGCCCAACAACAGTCGCCTACCTCCGCATCTGATCGGCCTGGAGTCGTCCCTGCCGGGTTTTTTCGATGACGTCAGCTACTTGGACCTGCTTCCCTGTCGACCGTTTGACACCGTCTTTATTTTCTACGTCAGAGCTGGACAGAAAAGCAGCCACGAG ATCCTGCGTAATGTGGAGTCGTCATCCAGTGTCCAGCCTCACTTTTTGGAGTTCCTGCTGTCCTTGGGCTGGCCTGTGGATGTGGGACGCCACCCAGGGTGGACAGGACACCTAGATACCAGCTGGTCCCTCAACTCCTGCTCCGACAACAATGATATACAGCAAACAG AGGAAGCAGCCACTCCTGAGGACACGGGAGGTTCAGGGTTCAATGGGGAGAAGAAAGTTTTGTACTACGCTGATGCACTGACGGAGATCGCCTTCGTTGTTCCATCTCTGACAGAAAACTCTG AGGAGTCATCAGTGCACAGTGACTCCACAGTGGAAGCAGACACCAACACGGACATCGTGCCTGGTTCACACAAACAGCCCAACCTCACACTGGAGCTGTTCCCCAACCATTCTGAAAACCTGGAGTCTGCCAAGAAG CTGAGTCCTTTGGTGAAGACAAAGAGGTCTTCGACTGGAAAGTCTTTCCCACCACTGGGTCCTGAGACGAAGGTGTTTGTGGTCTGGGTCGAGCGCTTCGATGATATTG aGAACTTCCCGTTGTCTGATCTCTTGGCTGAAACCAGCACGGGCTTGGAAGCCAGCATGAGCAACAGCACTTCCTGCAG
- the ralgapb gene encoding ral GTPase-activating protein subunit beta isoform X10, whose translation MYSEWRSLQLVVQSDQGHLSVLHTYPTSVGTEVANAVVKPLGTAVSPVATENILKTDKEVKWTMEVLCYGLTLPLEGDTVKLCVDVYTDWMMALVSPRDSMPQPVVKEPNMYVQIILKHLYNVFVPRPEQHSLNHIRLCQQVLTAVQKLARESVSMVRETWEVLLLFLLRINDTLLAPPTVGVGVAEKLAEKLMAVLFEVWLLACARCFPTPPYWKTAREMLANWRHHPPVVEQWSRVACALTSRLLRFTHGPSFPLFKVPDEDASLIPLEMDSDCVAQTWYRFLHMLSNPVDLSNPAIVSTTPKFQEQFLNSSGIPHEVVLHPCLKQLPQIFFRAMRGISCLVDAFLGISRPRADSAPPTPVNRMSMSPPPSITNTTPPHSRKQRHAVVAKTTSKSSTGSGSQPTKASQQQQQQQQQQQQQNSSSPTLLSSPNQSSWESRPLPAPARPKVNSILNLFGQWLFDAALVHCKLHSGLSRDPSMTAIATQVGLELRRKGSQMSNDSMVSNPMFDANEFPESYEAGRAEACGTLCRIFCSKKTGEDILPVYLSRFYMILIQGLQISDFICRPVLASIILNSSSLFCTDLKGINVVVPYFIAALETIVPDRELSKFKIYVNPTDLRRASINILLAMLPLPHHFGNIKSEVLLEGKFNEEDGWPHDQPVSFLSLRLRLVNVLIGALQTETDPTNTQLILGAMLNIVQDSALLESIGAQTETGSIDGSHVTVRSQSHSRTNSGISFTSGGSTEATSPDSERPAQALLRDYALPDTAAGLLVRSIHLVTQRLNSQWRQDMSISLAALELLAGLAKVKVGVDSTDRKRAVSSICGYIVYQCSRPAPLQSRDLHSMIVAAFQFLCVWLTEHPDMLDEKDCLVEVLEIVELGISGSKSRQEQEVRHKGEKEHNPASMRVKDAAEATLSCIMQVLGAFPSPSGPASTCSLLNEDTLIRYARLSATGASNFRYFVLDNSVILAMLEQPLGNEQNPSPSVTVLIRGTAGRHAWTMQLFHQPRGARANQRVFVPEGRPLPNNDVGIKYNVKQRPFPDEVDKIPLVKADVSIPDLDDIVSKELEVQHDRLRVLMTKQMEYENALERHSEEIWKSNSFPDPQTDCKPPPPAQEFQTARLFLSHFGFLSLEALKEPNNSRLPPHLIGLESSLPGFFDDVSYLDLLPCRPFDTVFIFYVRAGQKSSHEILRNVESSSSVQPHFLEFLLSLGWPVDVGRHPGWTGHLDTSWSLNSCSDNNDIQQTEEAATPEDTGGSGFNGEKKVLYYADALTEIAFVVPSLTENSEESSVHSDSTVEADTNTDIVPGSHKQPNLTLELFPNHSENLESAKKLSPLVKTKRSSTGKSFPPLGPETKVFVVWVERFDDIENFPLSDLLAETSTGLEASMSNSTSCRSGLLEKDVPLIFIHPLKTGLFRIRLHGAVGKFGMVIPLVDGMVVSRRALGFLVRQTVINVCRRKRLESDLYNPPHVRRKQKITEIVQRYRNKQLEPEFYTSLFHEVGEGKPHL comes from the exons ATGTACTCCGAGTGGCGCTCGCTGCAGCTGGTGGTGCAGAGCGACCAGGGCCACCTCAGCGTTCTGCACACCTACCCCACCAGCGTGGGCACGGAGGTGGCCAATGCCGTGGTCAAGCCTCTGGGCACGGCCGTGAGCCCCGTCGCCACGGAGAACATCCTCAAGACAGACAAGGAG GTGAAGTGGACCATGGAGGTGCTGTGCTATGGCCTCACCCTCCCCCTGGAAGGGGACACTGTCAAGCTGTGTGTAGATGTGTACACAGACTGGATGATGGCCCTGGTTTCGCCCAGGGACTCGATGCCCCAGCCTGTGGTCAAGGAGCCCAATATGTATGTCCAGATCATCCTCAAACATCTGTACAACGTGTTTGTACCGAG GCCTGAGCAGCACAGTCTGAACCATATCAGGCTCTGCCAGCAGGTTCTGACTGCAGTTCAGAAACTGGCTCGAGAGTCCGTCTCCATGGTTCGGGAAACCTGGGaggtgctgctgctcttcctgctTCGCATTAACGACACATTGCTTGCCCCACCCACAGTGGGAG TCGGAGTGGCAGAGAAGCTGGCGGAGAAATTGATGGCAGTGCTGTTTGAGGTGTGGCTGCTGGCATGTGCCCGGTGTTTTCCCACGCCGCCATACTGGAAGACGGCGAGGGAGATGCTGGCCAACTGGAGACACCACCCCCCTGTGGTGGAGCAGTGGAGCAGAGTGGCCTGTGCCCTGACCTCCAG GCTTTTGCGGTTTACCCACGGACCATCCTTCCCACTATTCAAAGTCCCCGATGAGGACGCCAGCCTGATTCCTTTGGAAATGGACAGTGACTGTGTGGCACAGACGTGGTACCGCTTCCTCCACATGCTCAG CAACCCAGTGGACCTGAGCAACCCCGCGATAGTGAGCACCACTCCCAAGTTTCAGGAACAGTTTCTGAACTCCAGCGGTATCCCTCACGAGGTGGTACTGCATCCGTGTTTGAAACAGCTGCCCCAGATCTTCTTCAGGGCCATGAGGGGTATCAGCTGCCTAGTAGACGCCTTTTTGG GTATATCACGTCCCAGGGCTGACAGTGCCCCGCCCACCCCGGTCAACAGAATGAGCATGTCTCCGCCCCCCTCCATCACCAACACCACGCCCCCGCACAGCCGCAAGCAGCGGCATGCAGTGGTCGCCAAAACCACAAGCAAGAGTTCAACT GGCAGTGGTAGTCAACCAACCAAAGcatcccagcagcagcagcagcaacagcagcagcagcagcagcagaattcGTCCTCCCCGACGCTGCTTTCCAGCCCCAACCAGAGCAGCTGGGAGTCCCGGCCTCTGCCCGCCCCAGCGCGGCCGAAGGTCAACAGCATCCTCAACCTGTTCGGCCAGTGGCTCTTCGACGCCGCCCTGGTGCACTGTAAGCTCCACAGCGGCCTCAGCCGAGACCCGAGCATGACCG CGATAGCCACTCAAGTAGGTctggagctgaggaggaagggCTCGCAAATGTCCAACGACTCCATGGTGTCGAACCCCATGTTCGACGCCAATGAGTTCCCCGAGAGCTACGAGGCGGGACGAGCTGAGGCCTGTGGGACTCTGTGCCGCATCTTCTGTAGCAAGAAAACGGGAGAAGACATACTGCCTGTTTACCTTTCCAG GTTCTACATGATCCTGATTCAGGGTCTCCAGATCTCCGATTTCATCTGCAGACCAGTTTTGGCTTCTATCATTCtcaactcctcctctctcttctgcacTGACCTGAAGGGCATCAATGTGGTGGTACCCTACTTCATAGCTGCCTTGGAGACGATTGTACCAGACAG AGAGCTGTCAAAATTCAAGATCTATGTAAATCCTACTGACCTGAGGAGGGCCTCCATCAACATCCTGCTCGCTATGCTGCCGTTGCCGCATCACTTTGGCAACATCAAGTCAGAG GTTCTGTTGGAGGGAAAATTCAATGAGGAAGACGGGTGGCCTCATGACCAGCCTGTGTCTTTCCTGTCCCTAAGGCTACGTCTCGTCAATGTCCTGATTGGAGCACTGCAGACTGAAACCGACCCCACCAACACACAGCTCATCCTGG GTGCAATGCTCAATATTGTTCAAGACTCAGCACTGCTGGAGTCCATAGGTGCACAGACGGAAACA GGGAGTATAGATGGGAGCCACGTGACCGTGAGGAGTCAGAGTCACAGCCGTACCAACAGCGGCATTAGTTTCACGAGTGGAGGCAGCACAGAGGCGACCAGCCCCGATTCGGAGCGTCCTGCCCAGGCCCTGCTTCGAGACTATG CTCTTCCAGATACGGCGGCGGGCCTGCTGGTGCGCAGCATCCACCTGGTCACTCAGAGGCTCAACTCTCAGTGGAGACAAGACATGAGCATTTCACTGGCTGCCCTGGAGCTGCTGGCTGGGCTCGCCAAG GTGAAGGTGGGAGTCGACTCCACAGACCGCAAACGTGCCGTGAGCTCTATATGTGGGTACATTGTGTACCAGTGTAGCCGTCCAGCACCTCTTCAGTCGCGAGACCTCCACTCTATGATTGTAGCTGCCTtccagtttctgtgtgtgtggctcacaGAACACCCTGACATGCTGGATGAGAAG gatTGTTTGGTAGAGGTGTTAGAGATTGTGGAGCTGGGAATCTCCGGCAGCAAGTCccgacaggaacaggaagttcgacacaaaggagagaaggagcaCAACCCAGCTTCAATGAGGGTGAAGGACGCCGCCGAGGCGACTCTGTCCTG CATCATGCAGGTGTTGGGGGCCTTCCCCTCTCCCAGCGGGCCCGCCTCCACCTGCAGCCTCCTGAATGAAGACACTCTGATTCGCTATGCCAGACTGAGTGCCACAGGAGCGAGCAACTTCCGCTACTTTGTGCTGGACAACTCGGTCATCCTCGCCATGCTGGAGCAACCTCTTGGCAATGAGCAGA ACCCCAGTCCGTCAGTGACAGTTTTGATCAGAGGCACAGCTGGCAGACATGCCTGGACCATGCAGCTCTTCCACCAGCCCAGAGGAGCTCGGGCCAATCAGAGG GTGTTTGTGCCCGAGGGCCGTCCATTGCCCAACAATGATGTGGGGATAAAATACAACGTCAAGCAGAGGCCGTTCCCTGACGAGGTGGATAAGATTCCTCTTGTCAAAGCTGACGTTAGTATTCCGGACCTGGATGACATTGTCAGTAAAGAG CTGGAGGTTCAGCATGACAGGCTTCGTGTTCTGATGACCAAGCAGATGGAGTATGAGAATGCCCTGGAGCGACACAGTGAGGAAATTTGGAAGTCCAACTCGTTCCCGGACCCACAGACGGACTGCAAACCCCCACCACCGGCGCAGGAGTTCCAGACGGcacgcctcttcctctcccactttggcttcctgtctctggaGGCTCTCAAG gAGCCCAACAACAGTCGCCTACCTCCGCATCTGATCGGCCTGGAGTCGTCCCTGCCGGGTTTTTTCGATGACGTCAGCTACTTGGACCTGCTTCCCTGTCGACCGTTTGACACCGTCTTTATTTTCTACGTCAGAGCTGGACAGAAAAGCAGCCACGAG ATCCTGCGTAATGTGGAGTCGTCATCCAGTGTCCAGCCTCACTTTTTGGAGTTCCTGCTGTCCTTGGGCTGGCCTGTGGATGTGGGACGCCACCCAGGGTGGACAGGACACCTAGATACCAGCTGGTCCCTCAACTCCTGCTCCGACAACAATGATATACAGCAAACAG AGGAAGCAGCCACTCCTGAGGACACGGGAGGTTCAGGGTTCAATGGGGAGAAGAAAGTTTTGTACTACGCTGATGCACTGACGGAGATCGCCTTCGTTGTTCCATCTCTGACAGAAAACTCTG AGGAGTCATCAGTGCACAGTGACTCCACAGTGGAAGCAGACACCAACACGGACATCGTGCCTGGTTCACACAAACAGCCCAACCTCACACTGGAGCTGTTCCCCAACCATTCTGAAAACCTGGAGTCTGCCAAGAAG CTGAGTCCTTTGGTGAAGACAAAGAGGTCTTCGACTGGAAAGTCTTTCCCACCACTGGGTCCTGAGACGAAGGTGTTTGTGGTCTGGGTCGAGCGCTTCGATGATATTG aGAACTTCCCGTTGTCTGATCTCTTGGCTGAAACCAGCACGGGCTTGGAAGCCAGCATGAGCAACAGCACTTCCTGCAG